Sequence from the Pseudopipra pipra isolate bDixPip1 chromosome 16, bDixPip1.hap1, whole genome shotgun sequence genome:
TCAATACTCAATATTCACTATCCATAGGTTCAGCCTTATTTCCTTGTTCTAAAAATCTTAAGAAATCACATACAGTTACATCTTTGTGGCAACATGTAAAGCAGTTGCACAGCAACAACCCTACCCAAAACTGTGTGTTTCAAAAGACTTCCAAAGTAAaaatttgaagggaaaaaaaattattcatctcTCTACCTCAGTTACTCCTTACAGCATATGATGTGGAACAAGTTTGTGATCCAAAATCAAACCTCAACCATCTTAATTATTCCACAATTCCACACACTGTAAGTTTTTTAACAATAAACAGGAAATACTTTCTGGCAAGGCATCTTCTATTATTTCAAGAAGTGAAACCTCAGAGTCACACATGTACTGAACACCTGTGAGGTGACCCCATGCAGGACAGCTGGGTTTAGCATTAGTTCAGCATCACAGCTCCGCTGCTGAGGCCCTCCTGTGCAGTCATCCCAAACTATCAGTCCAGTGGGAAGTATTTAAAGTATGTTATAtaattaacagaaataaaattgtgaCAGGGGATGGTGTGGAACCCAAACACCATTTGAAGTGAAGCTGGAACTTgagcactttggaagagctgtctGTTAAAAGCACTGTCACAGACAGTGttcaaaaacattaaaataccGATTGGAAACACCAGAGTCCATTTGAACAATTTATTAGTATCCTCTTTTTTTACAAGTTTTAGAAAAAGAACCCCAGGATTTTGCCTCCTGTGTGTTTTCGCCTCGCCTCCTCATGGTCCATGATGCCAGCTGAGGTTGTCAGTACAATGTACCTGCCAAGAGAGAACAAATGTTCAGTCTATCACTGTGTTCCAGGCTGGTGCAGAGCTGACAGCACCAACTGCATCTCTCTGTTACAACAGCAAGACCTGTGCCTGTAAGAATGGGCCTAATACAGCAAAATCAGGTTACCAGACAGTGAAGGCAGCTCCTCTCACAGCCCTTCAGCACACACAGGACATCCACAGCCTTCTGTTCCCCAAATTTGCCTGTCTCCTTGTGCATTCCCACTGGGCAGTGCCcattcagctgctgcagcagtagCACCTCAAAGGTTTCTAGATAAAGTCCACTTTTCCATCTTCCAGGGGTGCTGTTatccagcacaggcagagctgccttggTGCCAGGCAGCTCCTCAGCTTGGGGCTCTGCCTCAGTGCCCAACACTGTCTGAGGCAGGTGAGGCTCTGCATCTGACTGACAATTGCAGCAGCCACTGTCACTGCCAGTGCCAGCACCTGGACTGCCAGCACCCCTCACCCACACAGCTGCGTGTCTGAGAACATTTTGTCTCACCAATCTACAAATACTCTTAAAAATCCCAATGACAACACACATGGGAGGTATTCAGGGACAGCTGAAGGAGTTACTGCTGGAGctttaagaacagaaattacATGGAACTGTTAATCCTTCCAGACTGGCTGAGGCCCTGGAGACTCTTCTAGCTCTGCCATCCTGGTACACTGGCATTTACTGCTCTTGACTCAGTTTATTTTGGGAAATACTGCATAATAGTAAGATTTTCTGTGTTGTGCAAGTTTGTTAAACAGAGGCTCTGAGTCTCTCATCACTTAATATCTGATTAGTTCACACAAAATCAGGACATTTGAATTTCAGTAATATAACCTACTTCCATTGACCTGGGAACTTACATGACTCCTCCCCATTTACAAATGGCCATTAATAAAACTAAAAGAAGTATGAGAAAAGTCCTGTTTTCTGGTAAACTGCAGAAATGTTGAAACGAGGATTTACCAAAGTCAAACAGAAACAGGTCCTTGCTTAGCAGTGCCCCTTTAAAACTAGTTAAAAAGAGCATTTATATGGAAGATGGATTTTTAGACTGGTATTTACCTCCACACTGATCAGAGGAAAGGTGTCAGGTGAGGCTAACTCAGGCAGTTTGCACGTGTAACAAACTCCCACATTTTTACACACAAGCATTTAATTCTTCCTCACACTTACCCAAACTGACGTGAAGGCAGCAGGTTGTTCTGCCACTTTTCCAAATCCTTCAGCTGAACATCAAATCTGGGACTGATTACACCacactgtaaaagaaaattcCATTACAAACTGAAGAATTTTATAGACTGGATTTGCACATTTGTCATCCCAGTTCAGTGGCTGAAGGAGTTTAACAAGTGCAGTTACACACGCTCCTTTACCCACAGTATGAGCAGCAATTCCTCCCACCTGAGACCCTCACACAGTAACTATCCAGCAGTTATTTCCTCAGCCTCATACCCTCCTCCTCAACAGACAAAcctgcactgctgctggagCTACACTAACCAAGTAGTGCCCAGACCTGGGAGACAGAAAAGCACACTATATCAGCAAAAATCCTGTGATTACTCTAACCATAGATTACCTCTAACCATTGTACACCGTTAGCAAAAAATACATGTAGATtttaatcaggaaaaaattaacaTGCACAGAAGTTACTGAAGTTTTCAAGTTAATCATATTACTGACCATGACCACCACTACCACCTCCAGTTACCTCACTGGATCCAAGTACATCAATAACTATCCAAGACCAAACCAGAAGCACACCTTCCTGCACTGTGCGCACTTTTCTAAACCAAACAACTGTTCCCTTACTGCAATGATTGAGAGATACTTTATATCCAGCTGCACCCCAGCAGAATTAGAGGAACACCACACTCAAACATCATTATAGGCATATAATACTGGTCATTTGGGAGTGTCAGAATTCTCTGCCCTGTACACTCAAGCAATTTTCAGCTGCAATATGTATTCATCATAGAGATACCCCCAACATGTTTTgaacaaacaatttttttagttctttacTGAAGAGCCACCTCTCACTTGAAGAGCATAACTGGAAACAAGGATGCACAGCAAGTCAACACAGAACTAGACAGTATTTTGAGACAAAAGCAGTTAAAAAACTTTCAAAACACACATGACTGACTCAAATGCCCCAGGAACTTAACAAGCACCAAATAACATAACATTCAACTTTCCACCAACTCAAGAAAAGCcccctggcagcaggagaaagGTTTGTCTTCTCCACATCTACAGGTATCAAACAACAACTGGAAAACAACTTGGCTCCTATCGCTTAAGACAAGTCTTCCAGATAGTTTAAACATCAAAGAAACTGAGGAACCACTAGACAGCCACAAAGCctctgaagaaagagaaaatacacaGCACTTGCAAGCAGACTTCCCTGAAAATGTGTCTTGCACATTCAGAATTCAAAAGAAATGCAATTAATGACCCATACTATTATGAATCTCAACAAATTAACCAGCCTGTTAACTGGTAATATCCATACTGCTCTCATTTACATGGATTCAACAAATACCACCTTCTTTACAAGCAATTCTTTCAGAAATGGAGCAGATAAAGTCAAAATAATAACAGAAGTGTCATTAAAATACATCCCTAGAAAACCGAAATCAGGAAGACAAACCCTACCTTGTTGAGTCTGCCTGTGAGGTTGACAACAAtcttcccagctctgtggtCATCAATTATCTCAAATTCACCGATGTAACCTGCAGGAGAGACGAGCAGACAATCAAATATGTAACACTTAGCTACTCTCTCTATATATacttaaatatatgtataacaGTTAACTACAATAACACAGCTCATTTACTATCTCACATAACTCTAGTTCAAGCCCCTTGATTTAGTTTTACTCAAGAGCACCCCCAGGCCCCAGGGGCGAGCAGGGCCAGGACTCACCGTGCTTCATCATCACGGTGAGGAAGCGGACGATCACCTTGGAGCACGGCCGGATGAGGACCTGGCGCTTCCCACGCTTCTCTGCGTTGTTGATGCTCTTGAGAGCATCTGCCAGGACGTTCATGCGCACCAtggtgcctgcagggaggggttATGAGTTATGTGCACAGCTCTTCAGCACAGAAACCCTGAGCAGCGCTGCTTCTTAACGCTAATTTTAGGCCTAAAAGGTCCAAGACTGGCAGAAAGTCACATTAAACCCTAAAAAGCACTCTCAGGGTAAATAAGCGAATCAAGTGTCGTACTCAGGGGTGATCAAGAAGAGTGATCCATGACAAGAGTTCCATGACAAGTCAGGATATCTGACACTCACTTAAACCTTGTATCAAAGCACGCACAGGAAGGTTTCAAACCCACCATGTCAGCAGAGTGACACCTTCCCCAGGCACATCAGTTTGGCTTTAAAATTCAGTTATGCAGTATCAGCCCTGTACAATAACTGGGTCCTACGTGGTGTTAAATCAACAGATGGTGTTCGGGTCACTGAGCTGCAAAACCCCTGCAGGATCCACAGACAACACAGAGCTGCGGGAAGGAAACCCGGCATCAGCTCCAGTGATAATGCCAAGAGGCCGGGAGCACCCTGGAAGGGCGGGGATGACTCGGCACGGCCACCCGGTCCCTGACAGAGCCCGGGCGCCGCCAGAACCCGCCGCGACGGTGCTGCCGATCAGggtcaccgaggcaggtcctgcGGCACACGAAGGCTTTCACCACTTTCTAGAGGAAATCAAAGGACCAGCCCTGGCCGATTCCTGCCCGCGACCCCCTGCGCCGGGGCTGCCCCCAGTGCGGGGCCCTGCCCGCCCCCAGCTCCGCTCCCTCCTCCTCCGCACGCCCCAAgtgccccggccccgcggcgcggCTCGCCCgccccctgcccagcgcagccccgctccccgcagCTCCGGCCAGGCCGCCGCCGCGGTTCCCGCCGCCCATCGCTGTGCGGCCACGGGCGGgacgcgccgccgcccgcccggcacTCGGCGGGCTCCGCGCGGCGCCGGGGGCAGCGCGGGCGGCCCCAAGCGGGCTGTGCGGGTCGGGCGGGGAGCGGTGTGCGCGGCGGcacgggcggggcgggcgcggggcgcggatggcggcgcgggcgggcggatgcggcggggcccggcccaGTCCCACTCACCGGCGGCGCGATGGCGGAAAAGGAAGGGCCGCGGCCGCGCGGGACCATGGGAGCGCCGCCGGCCGCCACGAGATATCGCGAGACTCGGCGCGCCGGGCCTCGCTCACCCCCATTGGCTGGAGGCCCGCGCCGCGCTTCCGGAGCGACGTTCCCATGGCAACGGGGACGCTTCGAGCGGTCGGGTACGCCGGGGCGCGAGGGACAAAACACTGCGCGCGTACGGGCAGCGCCGAGCCCCAGGAAAGCCTTCCGTGTGCCCCAAGTGTCCTCCCCAGGGACAGCGTGAGGGCTCGCACGGGCAAACCGAGGGACTGCGGAGAGCAAAGCCACACCAGGAGGATGGGCTGTGTTTCTACTGTTTGAACGCCCAAGGGGAAGCCCGCGCTCGGTGCTGTGGCAGATGTGCAGCACCTCAGCCGTGTCAGTGCAGGGGCGGAGGGGAGGCACCAGAGCTCGTGGGAACAGCCCCGGGACAAGGGGCAGTGTCACCGTTTGGCTTTTAACATCTTTTCTAGCAACGGGCTGTGCCAGTTAAGCACATCACTTCCTAAACCATTCCCCCCACGTCCAGGATCTCTCACAGTGACAAGCCGGACCAATTAACCAGAGCACTTCCTAAACCATTCCCCTTCACATCCAGATCTCTCCCcgccacaggctgtgccagtAGAACACTTCCTAAACCATTCCCAGCTTCTCTTCTTGAttgaaaaatgcatttacaCTGTTTTCTGTCCATTCACAAAGAGCAAGTCTTAAACAAGTTTCTCTTTAGTCTGTATTTACCTATTCAACAGTTACAATAGACACTGAAGAGTTCATTTTCAAACAGTAAACTTTTCACACATTAACACAGGTTTtagctttttaaagaaaaaaagttcagttttaaaaaaggagggaaaggtCATAGAAAAGCACAAACAATTCAGGCTTATTTACAGAGACAAACCCAGCATATTCAGAGTGATTTTTGTGTACAGACAACAACATTCATAAAACCAAATGTGCTACATGGCTCCATGACAACAGCAGTTTCCAGAACAATCAGCTGTTCAGGTAACACACACCTTCACTCATTTTCTACAGTCTCAGTGCAATGAGTTTACACTACAGCTAAATAACTGAACTACAGATTTATGTGTTCCAGACCCCTACTCAACAGATAATCTGGTATACAAACAGATTCAGTGAGACAATGGAAACACCTTCTGCCCCCATTTTGGGTGTGCACCCTCAGCTATGGCCCTTCTCATTCAGCTAATTGTTCTCCTGCCACAAGGATCAGTAGTAACAAGCCTCCAAGGCCTTCAGAACTGCCTTTCATACCTGCTGCAGCCACAACTAATGATCAGTGAACTAACACAGCTACAGAACTACTACCAGGCAttacagctctgctgttggGGTGTTTATTGACAGGGCTCTTAGTTTGATGAAGACACTTAACAAGCTCCACACACCAAAGGAGAGGATCTCTCAGACAGGATCAGCTGCAGGCTGCAGAACCCTACTCAGCACAGCAAGAGAGATAAACCCACAGCAGTTGCTGCAGTGACATTTTCACTTCATCAGGGAgccaattaaaaacaaaaaaaagccagtgagCAATGTAACTTCTATTGTCTTAATTATACGTTAATTCTCAAAACTGATCCCAAGGAAACCTTTAACTAGAGTGAACAGCAGTTGtcttcattcatttttcttttccttgtgctTGAGAAGTTTGTTTATCTCCCTTTTTGCCATTCCAATATACTTTGTGATGATCCCATGCTGGTTTAGTCCaggaaacagcaaaaagaaacttactatagaggggaagaaaaaaaaaagaattaatacTCCCTTAACACTCTCTTAACAAACTTCTGTCACTTTGCAATTCCTTGCTTGCCTTAAGCTCTATTAACtgcttaaaaag
This genomic interval carries:
- the RPS15A gene encoding small ribosomal subunit protein uS8 produces the protein MVRMNVLADALKSINNAEKRGKRQVLIRPCSKVIVRFLTVMMKHGYIGEFEIIDDHRAGKIVVNLTGRLNKCGVISPRFDVQLKDLEKWQNNLLPSRQFGYIVLTTSAGIMDHEEARRKHTGGKILGFFF